DNA sequence from the Pseudomonas tritici genome:
GCGCGGTGAAATCCTGGTGCAGGTTGCCCATGATGCGACACGGCCGTTTACCGTGGTCACCGATGACGGCCAAATGCGCGCCCTTGGCACGCGCTTTACGGTAAAGCGCGAGACGCCGGGCACCCTGCTCAGCCTGCTTGAATCCAAAGTCGCGGCGACTGGCGCCAGCCAGCATGACGCCGTACACGTCAGCGCCGGCGAGCAAGCGCGCATCACGCCGAACGCTGTCACGCTGCTCGGCAAGATCGACCCACGCACCACCGACGATGCCTGGCAGCGCCATCAACTGGTGGTGCAGGACCGGCCATTGCCGGAGGTGCTCGACGAACTGGCGCGCCAATTCGGCGGCCATGTGCAGTTCAATCGCGAGCAACTGGCCGACCTGCGTGTTTCCGCCGTATTGCCGCTGGATAACCCACGCCGCGCCCTGCAGTTGATTGCCGATGGTCTGCCGGTGCGTATCCGCGCGTTCAGCCCGCTGTGGTTGCAGATTGAGCGTCACGAAAAATAGTCTTGCGGGCCGGGTTCCGCTTTTCACGACTGCTGCGTCAAGGAAGAAAGCACCTCAATCACAGGAATTTCTTCCATGCCCCGCCACTTCAAGCGTTCTGCGTTGCCCCTCGCCCTGGCGATCAACCTGGCCAGCCTGGCTGCGCTGACCCTGGCCATCAGCAGCCCGGTGGCGGCGCAAGAAACCGTGCGTTATGCCATCGCCGCCGGCGCCTTGGGCCCGGCGTTGAACCTGTTTGCCCAGCAGGCGCATGTGGCGCTGCTGTTCGACAGCAAGACCGTCGCTGGCCTGAACACCGCCGGTTTGCAAGGCGACTACCCGGTGGCGCAGGGCTTCGCCCAGTTGCTGCGCGGCAGCGGTTTGCAGGCGGTGCAAGGCACCAACGGTTACGTACTGGTGCCACTCACGACCAGCGGCTCGCTGGAGCTGGGCCCCACCGCCATCACCGGCCTCAGCGAAGAACGCAGCACTGACCACGTCAAAGGCTACGTCGCCACGCGCAACCTCAGCGCCACCAAGACCGACACCCCGATCATCGAAACCCCGCAATCGCTGTCGGTGGTCACCAATGACGAAATCCGTGACCGCCAATCCGAAACGCTCTCGCAAACCCTCGACCTCACGCCGGGCTTCACCAGCCAGCCCACCAGTTTCAACCGCACCTCGGACCGCTTCCGTATTCGCGGTTTCGACGTGGAATCCGCCACGGGTGGCTCCCTGCGCGATGGACTGCGCCTGCAAAACAACTCCTACGACGGCGTGCAGGAACCCTATGGGCTGGAACGCGCCGAGGTGATTCGCGGCGCGGCGTCGGTGCTGTACGGCCAACTGTCGCCGGGCGGCTTGATCAACACCGTGAGCAAGCGCCCAAGCCAAACGCCCTACCACGAGATCAACCTGCAAGCCGGGCAGAACGATCGCAAGCAACTGTCCGCCGACTTCACGGGCCCGGTGGGCGACAGTGACACCTTGAGCTACCGCCTGACCCTGCTCGACCGCAAGAGCGACACCGCTGCCGATCACATCCAGAACGACAAGGTCTACGTCGCCCCGGCCCTGACCTGGCAACCGGATGACGATACGTCGCTGACCCTGCTGTCGTTCTATCAGAAGACCGAGACAGGCTTCTCCGCGCCCCTGCCCTATCAGTTGACCAAGGGCGTGGGCAGCGGCGGTTTCCAGATCGGCCGCCACGACTTTATCGGCGAGCCGGACTACGACGAAATGAATGGCGAGATGTCTGCGCTGGGCTATGAATTCGAACACCGCTTCGATGAGCACACGCGCATCAGCAACAAGCTGCGCTACTACCAGTCGGATGTGACGTGGCGGTACCTGCAAGTCAACACCGCCGGCATCGCCGCCGCGCAGACCACCGGCATCCTGCGCCGCCAATACAGCGACCGCCAAGAGCGCTCGCGGGGCCTGGCCAGCGACACCAACATCGAAAGCAAATGGCAATTCGGCGACTGGCAGCACACCTTCCTGCTGGGCTTCGACGGCTATGACACCAGCTACGACTCGCATAACTTCCGTGGCACTGCACCGTCACTGAACCTGGCAACCTACAACTACGGCCAGCCGGTGGTGGTGAACCGCAACCCGGCAACCGACCGCGGTTCGCAGATCGATACCCTGCAAAAAGGCCTCTATTTCCAGGACCAGATCAAGTTCGATGAGCGTTGGATTCTGCTGTTGGGCGCACGCCATGACTGGGCCGACCAAGACACCGAACTGTTCCGCAATTCCGCCAAGAGCAGCCAGAGCGATGAAGCCACCACCTGGCGCGCGGGCCTGGTGTACAAGGCCGACAATGGCGTGGCGCCCTATATCAGCTACAGCGAGTCGTTCTTCCCGGTGGCCGGCACCAACAAGGCGGGGCAAAGCTTTGTCCCCACCGAGGGCAAGCAGTATGAAATCGGTATCCGCTATCAGCCCGAAGGCAGCGCCACGCTGCTGAGTGCAGCGGTGTACCAGTTGGAACAGCGCAACGTGCTGAGCCAGGACCGCACCGATCTCAACTTCTCGGTGCAGGTCGGCGAAGTGCGCTCGCGTGGCTTCGAGCTCGAAGCCAAGACCGAAGTCACCCCCAACCTCAGCCTGATCTCGTCCTACGCCTATATCGATGCACGCATTACCAAAAGCGATATCGCCAGCGAAATCGGCCAACGCAGTGAAGACACGCCTTACCACCAGGCCGCCCTCTGGGCCGACTACCGCCTGGCGGCATTGGGTATCCCGCAACTGCGCATCGGCGGCGGCGCCCGCTACAAAGGCACGACCCAAGCCTCCGGCGTACCGTCATCAATGCCCGCCTACACCCTGTACGACGCGCGCGCCAGCTACGAAATCGATCCGCATTGGGAAGTCGCGCTTAACGCCAACAACGTCACCAACAAACGCTACACCTACTGCGAATTCGCGATTTGCCGCTATGGCGATGAGCGGCAGTTGGTCAGTTCATTGACGTATCGCTGGTAGCGCTAAGAGCAGGCTGACGCGGGAAATGGCAAAAAATGACCTAGAACAGCAGTCGCGAAAAGTCGCAGCAGGCTTGGGCCAGCGTTGCGACGTCCTGGTTCAGGCCAAATTGTCGGTCCACGCGATGCAACGCCACATATTGGATATCCGGTAGCGCAGGCTGCGTGACCAACGC
Encoded proteins:
- a CDS encoding FecR family protein, translating into MSDDLDQQAANWVIRHNEGHLSKREQQHFERWKAADPRHGAAFERLQGFVGRLQAMRPQQAPVQAALEAARVRRRNPAGRVLLGLLVALPVALALRAYPPSYLLADQRTAPAQWQRVNLEDGSQLTLSGNSAVDLTFNGEQRQVRLLRGEILVQVAHDATRPFTVVTDDGQMRALGTRFTVKRETPGTLLSLLESKVAATGASQHDAVHVSAGEQARITPNAVTLLGKIDPRTTDDAWQRHQLVVQDRPLPEVLDELARQFGGHVQFNREQLADLRVSAVLPLDNPRRALQLIADGLPVRIRAFSPLWLQIERHEK
- a CDS encoding TonB-dependent siderophore receptor, translated to MPRHFKRSALPLALAINLASLAALTLAISSPVAAQETVRYAIAAGALGPALNLFAQQAHVALLFDSKTVAGLNTAGLQGDYPVAQGFAQLLRGSGLQAVQGTNGYVLVPLTTSGSLELGPTAITGLSEERSTDHVKGYVATRNLSATKTDTPIIETPQSLSVVTNDEIRDRQSETLSQTLDLTPGFTSQPTSFNRTSDRFRIRGFDVESATGGSLRDGLRLQNNSYDGVQEPYGLERAEVIRGAASVLYGQLSPGGLINTVSKRPSQTPYHEINLQAGQNDRKQLSADFTGPVGDSDTLSYRLTLLDRKSDTAADHIQNDKVYVAPALTWQPDDDTSLTLLSFYQKTETGFSAPLPYQLTKGVGSGGFQIGRHDFIGEPDYDEMNGEMSALGYEFEHRFDEHTRISNKLRYYQSDVTWRYLQVNTAGIAAAQTTGILRRQYSDRQERSRGLASDTNIESKWQFGDWQHTFLLGFDGYDTSYDSHNFRGTAPSLNLATYNYGQPVVVNRNPATDRGSQIDTLQKGLYFQDQIKFDERWILLLGARHDWADQDTELFRNSAKSSQSDEATTWRAGLVYKADNGVAPYISYSESFFPVAGTNKAGQSFVPTEGKQYEIGIRYQPEGSATLLSAAVYQLEQRNVLSQDRTDLNFSVQVGEVRSRGFELEAKTEVTPNLSLISSYAYIDARITKSDIASEIGQRSEDTPYHQAALWADYRLAALGIPQLRIGGGARYKGTTQASGVPSSMPAYTLYDARASYEIDPHWEVALNANNVTNKRYTYCEFAICRYGDERQLVSSLTYRW